CAGCGGATTTCTCTTTCGCTACAATTTCATCTTCCTTCTTAGTCTTCTGAGCCGCAGAGAGAGTAGAGGACTGAGCTTGATAGTCCTGGAACATCTTCTGTGCTTCCTTGGCAATTACCTCCACTTCGCTTTGATATTTCTTCGTAGCTTCCTGCAATTGCTCATTAGCGCTTTGATATGCCGGAATATTTTTCAGAATATATTCCGTATCGATCAATGCAAATTTTTGTGCACTAGCTGCCATACTGATGGCAAACAGTAACATAATGGATAGAACAGACTTTCTCATGACGTTTAGTTTTTAGTTTTATATTAGAATTCTTGTCCTAAGATAAAGTGGAACTGGCTGCCGCCGTATTCCTTACTACCATTTATCTTGTCGAAACCGTAACCCCAGTCGATACCCATCATACCAATCATCGGCAAGAAGATACGAACACCGATACCGGCAGAACGTTTCAAATCAAACGGATTGAATTTTGAGATATCATGCCATGCGTTACCAGCCTCCAAGAAACCTAACACATAAATGTTAGTACTTGTTTCCAGCATCAACGGATATCTTAATTCGATGCCGAGGCGTGCATAAGCATACCCTTCTTTTCCATATGGTGTCAATGAACTGTTTTCATAACCACGCAATGCAATACTTTCTGTTGCATAACTTGAGTAACCAGTCATACCGTCACCACCTACGTCGAATGTACCGAATGGCGATTTCTTATATTTGTTATAGTGCCCTAACAACCCAAATTCTGTACGTGTCATCAATACCAGACACTTAGGATGTGCGATATAATCCATCAACGGAGTATATGTTTTGGCTTTAAATTTCCATTTGTGGTATTCAACCCATCTATGAAGTTTATTCATATTATCTTGGGTAATACCCCTATCATCTGTTGGATCGTAGAAATAACCTTTATAGTCTTTACCATCAAACAATGAGTACGGAGGAGTAAGCTGAACTGACAGCGAGAAGTCCGAACCTGTACGTGGGAAGATCGGGTTGTCAATAGAGTTACGTGCCAAAGTCAGTGAAAGGCTGAGGTCATTACATTTACCGTTGGTTACCGGGAAATACTGCCAGTCTTTCAGGTTGTAGCGTTGGTAAGCTAGCTCTGCAGACAAAGTAAAGTAGTCATCCGGCCATTTCAGACGCTTACCCCAACCTAGAGAAAGTCCCCACATCTTGATAGACTTGTCGGGGTCATAGTAGTTCTCATAGTTGTTGTAATTGCCATAGTTGTACATACCATAGCCACCATAACCGCTATACATACTATTGTAATAGTTGTTGAAATAGCTCGAGTTGTAGTAACGGCTGCTGATGTCAGTCTGAACTGAGAAGAAAGCCGATACGGAAAGTGAGTTCGGGCGTTTACCTCCAAACCAAGGATCGAAGAATGAGATACTATATGACTGATAGTATTTAGCATTCGTCTGACCGCTGATGGTCAATGTCTGTCCGTCACCTTGCGGCAGGATACCACGGTAGTTTTCACCCGGACGCAGCAAGTTGGCAACAGAGAAGTTGGTAAATTTCAGACTCAGCTTACCGATGATACCTGTTTGTCCCCAACCGGCAGAGAATTCTACCTGGTCATTGGCTTTAGATGTCAAAGGCAGACCTATATCAACTGTTCCGTTTACAGGGTCCGGCTGAATATCCGGCTGCAGTTTTTCAGGGTCAAAGTGTCCCATCTGCTGGATTTCACGTAATGAACGCATCAGGTCATCCTTGCTGAACAGCTGTCCCGGACGAATACGAAGCTCACGACGAACTACGTTTTCATACAGACGGTCGTTACCGCTGATGTTGATCTTGTTAATCGTAGCCTGACGGCCTTCATAGATTCTCATTTCGAGGTCGATGGAGTCACCGACGATATTTACTTCTACCGGATCAAGATTGTAGAACAAATAACCGTTATTGTAATATAAGTTACCGATTGCGTCGTCATCTGTAGAGGTACGTTCTCCCAGCAACTTCTGGTTGTAAACATCACCCTTCTTCATGCGGAGCAGGAAGTTCAGCTGTTCTGAAGGATACAGTGTGTTACCTACCCATGTTACATTACGAAGGTAATATTTCTGACCTTCGTCTATATCCATATATACATCTACCGTCTTTTCGTCGTATTGTGCTACACTGTCCTTTACGATCATTGCATCACGATATCCCAGCTCGTTATACTTATCTATGATCAGCTGCTTATCTGCTTCAAAGTTTTCCGGAACAAATTTCTTGGTGCGGAACAGATTCAGAAGTTTGCCTTTTTCATTGGTCTTCTTCATTACTTTCTTCAGCTTGGATGTTTTGATGGCCGAGTTTCCGGTGATATGGATAGCGTGCACTTTAATCTTTTCCTTCTTGTCGATATCAATGTCAACAATCACCTGATTTTCGTTAGATGGATCGTCCTTTTGCGCGATAATCACTTCTGCATTCTTAAAGCCTTTATCGTCAAAATAACGTTTGATCAATGTCTTTGCACGGTCAACGGTATTCGGAGTGATCTGCATACCTTTTACCATACCCAGTTTGCTTTCAAAGTCTGTACGTTCTGACTTCTTCACACCATGATAGCGTACATCCGCAATACGGGGACGTTGTGTCAGACTGATTTTTAACCAAATCTTGTTGCCTTCTATCTTTTCGGCAGTAATCTGTACGTTAGAGAACAAACCATGTTTCCAGTAGCGCTTGATTGCTCCGGTAATCTCATCACCCGGCACGGTAATCGTCTGTCCAACGGACAGTCCGGATAATCCGATTAACACATAGTCTTCATAATTCTTCACGCCTTCAACCTTGATGTCTGCTATCTCATACTTTTTAGGCGTTCCTGAGTATAAGATGACTGGCTTAGAGTCTTCGTCAGTGTTGGTATTCTGCGTAAAGCCCGTGGCTGCAAAGCAGAACAGGCAGATAAACGTTACGAATATAAAGGAAATACGATAATGCATTTATGTTATAATTTGAAGTTTCGAATTATGTTAGCTGATTTGTTCACTCGTTTTGCCGAACCGGCGCTCTCTTTGCTGATACTCATAAATGGCTTTACAGAATTCTTCTTTATCGAAGTCCGGCCAGAATGTATCACAAAAATAAAGCTCCGAATAAGCACATTGCCATAGCAGGTAGTTGCTTAGTCGGATTTCTCCTCCCGTGCGGATCAGTAAATCCGGATCGGGCATAAAGTTTGTGGTCAGATGAGCAGTTATGTATTCATCTGTTATTTGTTCGGGAGATATTTCTCCCGTTTTTGCAAGCGTTGCAATCTGTCGGACTGCTTCAGTCATTTCCCAGCGGGAAGAGTAGCTGAGTGCCAGTACCAGGCAGGTTCCTGTATTATTAGCTGTGTGTTCTATACATCTTGACAGACCTTCCTGCACTTCTGCAGGTAATTTCTTAATATCACCAATAATGCGGAAACGAATATTGTTCTTCATCAACGTTTCTTCTTCGATAGAATCCACCAATAGATTCATTAAAGCTGCTACTTCTTCCTGCGGACGATTCCAATTCTCGGTGGAGAAAGTATATAAAGTCAGATATTTAACCCCCAGACGTGCAGCATCCTCGATAATTTTATGTACCGTTTCTGCGCCTGCCTGGTGACCGTAAGTTCGTTCTTTTCCCCGCTGTTTAGCCCATCTCCCATTCCCATCCATAATGATGGCTATGTGCTGGGGAATCCGATTTTTGTCTATTTTCTCTATATAGGACATGTTTTGATTATAAGGTTCGTATTTAACTACTTCTTATTACTGTATTAGAAATCCGAGTTTATTAACTCTACCACGCCAGATTTTGTCAATACCTTGACCACCTACCATCCATATATAATGGTTTCTGTCAACTACCATTGTGTAGTTTACTTCTTTTCCCTTGAAGCTGGATTCGTGAAGAGAAGGATGTTGTGTTACTCCTCCTTCAAGTTTCACCGGAGGAAGAATTCCGGGAAGCATGAACATTCTGTCTACCCCTTTCCATACAAGTAATGTCGGGGAGGTATAGAATTTCTGGAATCCCTTAGCATCATCTTTAGTTTCTTTTCCACAAATGTAAAATGCGTCGTTATAATGTATAATAGACGGGTCTACTAATTTCGGACAGTTGTTATTTGATGGAATCTCCATTGGAATCCAGGCTTTACCATCTTCTGAAGCCCAAACGACTGTAGCTGTGTCATTGTCTAAACCGTCTTCTGTATTACCCACAACGATTGCATTCAACGTTCCGCTTTCAGTTGCATATACATCGGCTGACAGGTTGTTTATCGGGAACTCTGCAGGAACAACTGTTAATTTGTCTATATCTTTCTCCCATGTTACATCTTTCTCTGCAAAACTGAAATATTTCTCTCCATTGATTTCTACTATACCTGCTATTCCATTTATCTTTTTATGGTTACTGCCATCACTGTCAGAAAAACTGGTTATCAGATTAGTAACGGAAACGCCATCGGAATTGAGTACTTCATCTTTTGTCCAAGTCAAACCGTCATTGGAATTATATACTTCCTTATTCTTAGTAAGTAAATATAACTTGTCAACGAATCGGATAATGGAGGTAACATCAGCACCATCAGGAAGTTTGCCAGTAGTTTCTTTATCCCATTTTTGACCATAGTTTAAACGATCAGTAGGAGAGCCTGCCGGTATTGCTGTACTGTAAATTTCATTGTTTTGAGCGAATAATAATATCTTGTCCCCAAGCGTTACTACCTTTTGTTTTTCAGCAGTGTTCCTCACGGGATTGTTCGCTATAGGGTCTTTTCCCCAACTGAGTGAATCGGGAACCATCGTATGCATCCGTATATTAACTTTATACTCATTCTGAACCTCCATATTCGGTGCCCATACCTTCAGTACCAGAAAGTTGTTTTTCTCGGTTGCATTTACATACTTAGTCAGGTCAATAGAGTCGTTAATATTAACGATTGAATCCTGATCGTTCTGATCTTTCATCGTCACGATACCGGATGCTGTTGTCAGCGTCTTGATCAGAATACTATTAATGATCGTGTCAGCATTGACAGGCAGTGAATCCACATTATATATTAAACGACTAACTTGGTCAATTGTGAATTTATAGTTTACCCCATAACCTATAGTGTCAAGTTCAAATGCGCGTATAGTCGCATCCGGACTATAATTGACTTCGTTATCATTGTCAAGGCAAGACGTAATAACGAATGACACCATGAAAAAACTCGCAATGATTGATAAAAACTTTATTCTCATTTGAAAGATTGTGTTTATTTACAAGTTGCAAAAATAGGAACATTTTTTCCGATATAGAACATTAAGGGGAAGTTTTATATAAAATTATAGATAATAACGCTGTTTTTATCGACGTAGAACCCCTTGAATAGAACTATTTTAGCTATTTCTCGAAAACATAATGCCAAATCTGTCTGTCGAAGTGTTTTTCAGTCGAATAACTAAAATTATCGCTTATTTCAGGTGCTTTAACACCGGAATTCAGCTTGCACGGACATTTCTCAATATATACTTCATCCCATAGTTCGGCATCAATAAATGATTGGAGCAGCTGACTTCCTCCCTCTACCAGTAAGGACTGTATTTTTTGTTGATATAGCACTTTCATGATCTGTGGCAGAATATCCTGTGTGAATTCAATCGTGCGGTATGTGACGTTCTTCTTGTCCGGATGTTTTTCTGCTGTAAATACGATGGTGGGTACTTCTCCGTCAAACAGACGCAGGCTGTGGGGAAGAGACAATGCACGGTCCAAAACGATGCGTACCGGATTCCGGCCGTACCAGTTGCGGACTGTCAGCGACGGATTGTCCAACAATGCTGTCCGCCTGCCTACCATGATTGCATCAGTTTCCGCTCTCTTTTTATGTACAAGCATGGAAGTAAGAGGGGAGGACAGTACTACGGGATTGCCGTCTGTTCGTTCTACATCAATGAAATGATCAGCCGATTCTGCCCATTTTAGTGTGATAAAGGGGCGGTGCAGCGTATTGAAAGTAATGAAGCGCCGGATCAGATACCTGCATTCTTTCTCCAGTACGCCTACTGTCACTTCTCTTCCGGCGTCCCGCAACTTCTGAATTCCTCGTCCGGCGACCTGTGAGAACGGGTCTTGACAGCCAATTACAATACGGGGAATCTGCTTCTCGATAATCAAGTCGGCACAAGGAGGCGTCTTTCCGTAGTGTGAGCAAGGTTCCAGGCTGACATAAATGGTGGAACGGCTCAATAAAGACTTGTCTTTGACGGAACGAATCGCGTTTACTTCGGCATGCGCCTCTCCGCAGCGGATGTGATATCCTTCGCCGATAATAAGTCCGTCACATACGATAACAGCCCCTACCATCGGGTTTGGAGCGACATTGCACAGTCCGTTTTTTGCCAGTTCAATGCAACGTCTCATGTATTTTTCTTCTTCCATTTTGGTGCTCTTCGCTATATTATTCTTACTTTTGCACTCCGAAATCGTAAAATATGAACCGCATCACTGCTTACATTCGTCAGTCACTACAGGATATTTATCCGCCGGAAGAGGTCAAAGCTCTTTCGATGTTGATCTGTTGCGACATGTTGGGGGTGGATGCGCTTGATATTTACATGGGCAAAGATATAATTTTATCTGCATGCAAACAGCGTGAATTAGAAAACATTATATTCCGTTTGCAGAAAAATGAGCCAATACAGTACATTCGGGGATATGCTGAGTTCTGTGGAAGGAACTTTCGGGTAGCTCCCGGCGTGCTGATCCCTCGTCCGGAGACTGCCGAACTGGTGGACCTGATTGTAAAGGAGAATCCGGATGCCCGTCGCCTATTAGATATAGGTACAGGAAGCGGATGTATCGCCATCTCTCTGGATAAAAATCTGCCGGATGCGAAAGTGGATGCCTGGGATATTTCGGAAGAAGCGTTGGCTATTGCCCGTAAAAATAATGAAGAGTTGGATGCTCAGGTCACCTTCCGTCGACAGGATGTTTTTTCTGCTGACGGAATACAGGGGACATCTTACGATATAATTGTCAGCAATCCGCCCTATGTGACGGAAACTGAAAAAACAGAGATGGAAGCCAATGTGCTTGACTGGGAGCCGGAACTTGCCCTGTTTGTTCCTGATGAAGACCCTCTGCGTTTCTATCGCCGGATTGCGGAACTGGGACGAGAACTACTTCGTCCGGGTGGCAAACTCTATTTTGAAATCAATCAGGCATACGGACAAGACATGATACGCATGATAGAAATGAACCAATATCGGGACGTTCGTGTTATAAAAGACATATTTGGAAAAGATAGAATACTTACAGCTAACCGATGAGTGCACAATTAACAGATGAAGAGGCGTTGAATCGTGTTGCCTCTTATTGCTCCGCTGCAGAACATTGCCGGGCAGAAGTAAATGAGAAATTACAGCGTTGGGGTATAGCCTATGAGACCATAGCGCGTATCCTTGAACGGCTGGAAACCGAAAAGTATATTGATGACGAGCGCTATTGCCGTGCTTTTGTGAACGATAAGTTTCGTTTTGCCAAATGGGGTAAAATGAAAATAGCACAGGGACTCTACATGAAGAAGATTCCTTCCGATGTGGCATGGCGTCATCTGAACGAAATTGATGAAGAGGAATATCTCTCCATCCTGCGTGACTTGCTGGCTTCCAAACGGAAAAGCATTCATGCGAAAGATGATTATGAACTGAACGGAAAGCTGATGCGATTTGCGGTGAGCCGTGGTTTTGAACTCAAAGATATACGTCGTTGTATCGAAATTCCGGAGGAAGAGGAACAATTCAGTTAAAAAATAAACGGATTCTTCTTTCTATTCTCGTTCAATTTCTGTACTTTTGCGGCAAATAATTAATAGTTAGTTTAGTTATGAAAAACTTAGAGAGACTATTTGCGGAGAAACTTTTGAAGATTAAGGCTATTAAACTTCAACCCGCTAACCCTTTTACATGGGCTTCTGGATGGAAATCCCCCTTTTACTGTGACAACCGTAAAACTCTGTCCTATCCTTCTCTTCGTAATTTTGTGAAGATTGAGATTACACGTCTGATATTGGAACGATTCGGACAGGTGGATGCGATTGCAGGTGTGGCTACAGGTGCTATCCCTCAGGGAGCATTAGTGGCTGACGCGTTGAATCTGCCGTTCGTGTATGTTCGTTCTACCCCGAAAGACCACGGATTGGAAAACCTGATTGAAGGAGAACTTCGTCCGGGTATGAAAGTCGTAGTGGTTGAAGATTTGATTTCTACAGGTGGTAGTAGTTTGAAGGCTGTGGAAGCAATTCGTCGCGATGGTTGTGAAGTGATCGGTATGGTAGCTGCCTATACGTATGGCTTTCCCGTTGCCGAGGAAGCATTCAAGAATGCTAAAGTACCTTTGGTGACGTTGACCAATTACGAAGCAGTACTTGATGTAGCACTTCGTACCGGTTATATCGAAGAAGAAGATATTGCGACATTGAACGATTGGCGTAAAGACCCGGCTCATTGGGATGCAGGGAAATAATATTGTATTATTTGATCGGAAATTTTAGTAAGAAAGAACCATTCGGACAATATCTGTTCGGATAGTTCTTTCTTTGATTTTATACGAATAAAGAATTATGGCTAATTTTGAAAGTAGTGTAAAGGTAATACCTTACAGTCAGGAACGTGTGTATGCCAAGCTGTCGGACTTGAGCAACCTGGAATCAGTGAAAGGCCGTTTACCGGAAGATAAAATACAGGACTTGAGTTTTGATTCGGATACACTGAGCTTTAGCGTTTCGCCTATCGGTCAGCTGACGTTGCAGATTGTTGAGCGTGAACCTTGCAAATGTATTAAACTGGCAACTACCAACTCTCCGCTACCTTTTAATATGTGGATTCAGCTAGTCTCAACAGCAGAGGAAGAGTGCAAGTTGAAAGTGACTATCAGTATGGATATCAATCCGTTTATGAAAGCGATGGTACAGAAACCTCTTCAGGATGGTCTGGAGAAGATGGTTGAGATGCTGTCGATGATTAACTATTAAACAGGTAATAAGTAATAAATAATAGGTAATACCCGCGGAGTATCAACGTAACTACGATTATTACCTATTACTTACTACTTATTACCTAATACTTAAATATTATGGCGCAGAAACTTTGGGAAAAATCCGTGCAGGTAAATAAAGACATCGAACGTTTTACGGTGGGACGTGATCGTGAGATGGATCTTTATCTGGCTAAACATGATGTACTCGGTTCTATGGCTCATATTACGATGCTCGAAAGTATCGGTCTGTTGACCAAGGAAGAACTGGAACAGTTGTTGGCTGAGTTGAAGACTATTTATGCTTCGGTCGAAAGAGGTGAGTTTATAATAGAAGAAGGAGTAGAGGATGTGCATTCGCAGGTAGAATTGATGCTGACCCGCCGTTTGGGAGATGTCGGTAAGAAGATTCACAGTGGTCGTTCACGGAATGATCAGGTTTTGCTGGACCTCAAACTCTTTACCCGTACACAGATTCGCGAGATCGCGGAAGCGGTGGAACAACTCTTTCATGTGTTGATTCTTCAGAGTGAGCGATATAAAAATGTCCTGATGCCGGGATATACCCATTTGCAGATTGCGATGCCTTCATCCTTTGGATTGTGGTTCGGTGCTTATGCCGAAAGCCTGGTGGATGATATGCAGTTCCTACAAGCGGCTTTCAGGATGTGCAATCGCAATCCTTTGGGCTCTGCAGCAGGATATGGCTCCTCTTTCCCGTTGAACCGGACGATGACAACCGATTTGTTAGGTTTTGATTCGCTGAATTATAATGTCGTTTATGCGCAGATGGGACGTGGCAAGTTGGAGCGTAATGTTGCTTTTGCATTGGCTACCATTGCCGGAACGATCTCCAAGCTGGCTTTTGATGCTTGTATGTTCAATAGTCAGAACTTCGGTTTCGTGAAGCTGCCGGATGATTGTACTACCGGTTCGAGCATCATGCCTCATAAGAAGAATCCGGATGTGTTCGAACTGACACGTGCTAAATGTAATAAACTGCAGTCTCTTCCTCAGCAGATAATGATGATAGCAAACAATCTGCCATCCGGTTACTTCCGTGACTTACAGATTATTAAAGAGGTTTTCCTTCCCGCTTTTCAGGAACTGAAGGACTGCTTGCAGATGACGACTTATATCATGAATGAGATTAAGGTGAATGAACATATCCTTGATGATGATAAATATCTGTTTATTTTCAGTGTCGAGGAAGTGAATCGACTGGCTCGTGAAGGTATGCCTTTCCGTGATGCGTATAAGAAAGTCGGTCTTGATATAGAAGCCGGAAAATTTACTCATGACAAACAGGTGCATCATACACACGAAGGAAGTATCGGTAATCTTTGTAATGATGAAATCTCCGCATTAATGCAACAAGTGGTCGATGGCTTCAATTTCTGTGGAATGGAGCAGGCTGAGAAAGCATTATTAGGGCGATAAAATATTTTCTGCCAAACTTTTTTGATCGAAAGTTTGGCAGAAACAAGGAAACTCATTATCTTTGCACCCGTTGAAAAAATGCGGAAATAGCTCAGTTGGTAGAGCATAACCTTGCCAAGGTTAGGGTCGCGAGTTCGAGTCTCGTTTTCCGCTCTCTTTGAAAGGATGCTCGAATGGTGGAATGGTAGACACGAAGGACTTAAAATCCTTTGGCCATTGCGGCTGTGCGGGTTCAAGTCCCGCTTCGAGTACGAGTATTCCTGATTAAAAGCTCTGTAAATCATTGATTTACGGAGCTTTTTGTGTGTTTCTACCGCCATATGCCCTGCTGATAAAGGGGCAATTACAACCTCACCGAATATATTTGATAATTATTGTCATTGAATTTATTTTTAATGTTAAAAAAGTATGTGATAGATCTACTGAGATTTAATTTCATACCTTGATATATTATTTAGATAGTATGTTGATATTTTGTTTGGTGAATACCTTCATATATGCTGGTTGTTTTACAATATTTCTTATGCATTAAATAGATGTTAAATCCAGTCTTTTCCTTCGAACTATCTTTTTTTGTGTGATGTTGTTTATTTTGAGAACGTTTTGATACAATGTAAAAGATATTGCGCAATTGAACAGGGTGAATAGTATCTTATTATAAATCGGGAGTAAACTCTTTTGGGAATGTTTTTGTGTTTTCCATGTTTTTACGTTTTTCTCCCTGCTGTAAGTGTGGAGGAGGATGCAAGGGAGTTTACATAATTCAATATATTATGGACTTACATTCAGGATTGCCCTATTGGGTTGTTAAAAATTCATTGTTAGATTACTTTCATCCCTTGGAGGATGATTTTTCAACAGATATTGTAGTTGTGGGGTCTGGTATAACGGGTGCTTTGATGGTACACGAGCTTTGTAGTGCCGGTTTAAGATGTTGCATGGTTGACAAACGAAGCATTGCAACTGGAAGTTCCATTGCAAGTACCGCTTTACTGCAATATGAAATTGATGTTCCTCTTTGTGAAATGGCAGAAATTATTGGAGAGGATAATGCTGTTTCTGCATATCGCGCATCTTTGGCATCAATTGCTGATATTGAAAAGGTATTAAAGGAAACAGGAGTAGATGCTGATTTTGAAAAACGACCAAGTCTTTTTTATGCTAGTATTCCAAAGGATATAGAATTAATTGAAAAAGAATATGTGATACGAAAGAAGCACAATTTGCCGGTTCGTTTGCTGGGAAAAGAGGAGATAAAAAAACTGTATAATATAGAGGTTCCAGGCAATGCACTGTTAAACCGAGTATCGGCGCAGATGGATGCTTACAAAGCGACTACTGGTCTTTTGCTCTACCATATGAAAAAAGATGGACTGGAAATTTTTACTCATACCGGTGTAACAGAATGTGTTGAAATGCCTGAAGGATATATTATAGAAACAGATAGAGGGCATAAAATAGAGTGTAAATATGTGATCATCGCATCCGGATTTGAAGCAGGGAAGTTTTTATCTCGGGAAATTATGGATTTGACTTCAACTTATGCACTTGTGTCGCATCCGGTAGATTCTAAAGATTTGTGGCCTGAACAGTGTTTAATTTGGGAAACAGCTGAGCCATATTTGTATATACGGACTACAAGGGGAAATCGTATCATTGTCGGTGGTGAAGATGAAAAGTTCAGTGATCCGGAGCGCCGTGATGCGTTACTCAGAAAGAAAACTCTTGTATTAGAAAAGAAATTTAGGAGATTATTTCCAAGTATTCCTTTTAAAACAGAAATGGCGTGGTGTGGCACTTTTAGTACAACAAAAGATGGGCTACCCTTTATCGGTAATTGTCCAGATAAGGACAGGATGTTTTTTGATTTGGGATATGGTGGCAACGGCATAACCTTTAGTATGATTGGAGCACAGATTATCTGCAAGAAGTTGCAAGGTATAGATGATGAACGCGGTAGGATTTTCGGTTATGAGAGAATTGAAAAATATTGGTAATTTGCAGAGAGTAAAAGTCAATAGTGACTCAAATCTACTTCTTGAAGGAGGGAAATTTTGGGAGAGTTGCTATTGACTTTTGCTGTACTCTCCCATGTTTAGAATTATATTCATATAAATATTGCTTTCTGATGTAGCTAATATTTTTGAACTCCAGTACCCAGCCATTGCGGCATTCGTGCCTTGCCGTAGAAATAATAGAACAGCAATCCTATCCAGCTGGTAAGAACGATTAAGATAATAGCTATCAGCCGTCTTTCTATTGGTGCATGGATACGCCATATTTCCAGTGCGGCTTTGATAGTCAGTACTAATCCAACAATCCATATTACAAATCCAACCATAGCTTATTAATATGTAAGAAGTTACTATTTATAGAATGATATACGATTAAGAATCAGTCAAGTTTTTTACTTACATCTTTTTTCACTTCGTTATATCCTTCCTTGATTTCTTTCTTGGTTTTCTCTGCGCTGTTTTGAACGTCTTTTTTGGTGTCTTTCCACGCATCTTTTACGGCATCAGCACCATCTTCGATTTTATCGGATACTTTGTCCACTGCATCATTGACGTTTTCTTTCACTTTTTCAACTTGTTGTTTCGCTTTATCCTGTTCTTTTTTATTACGACAGGACGTGAAGGATATTATAGTTGTAACTACAAAAATCGCAAATAATAATTTTTTCATATTCTTTTAATTTAAAATTGTAAAGTCACTTTGAGAATAAATTGGTGGATTCTTCAGGCAGATTCCTGTCTGCCTGAAGAATGACACAAACTTAACGATTCTGAATGCCTATTTCTTTTCAGTTTTTTTGCTTGAAGTCGAAGACTTGCACTCTTTAGCTTGGGCGGTCTTTTTAGTGCCCTTTGCCTCTTCCTGTTTCTTTTCAGTTTTCTTGTTCATAATTCAAAAGTTTTAGTTAATAATTTAGGTTTATTCAGAAACACTCTAGTGTTCTTAATTGGTTTACTAGAATCTGTTTCATTTTTTTGCATCAGCAGCTATTGTATGCATTTTGCCTTTAAGGTCATCTGCCTTTTCAGCTAGGTCGAAAGTTTTGTCTGCAACTTTATCGGCTACGGCAGCACCCGTATCCAATACTTTTTCCTTTGCAGTATCTAACATTTCTTCGACTTGCCCACTTATTTTATGAAAGGCATCACATACTTTTTTCTTTAGTTTTTTGGCTTTAGAAGTTCGTGAAAAACGATAGACGAGGGCGCCAATGACCGATCCTATACCAAGACCGAGCCATAAATCAGAAGTTCTATTTTCCATAATTAAGTTGGTTTTAGATAGTTAAAAATAGAGTTTGGTAATAAGTAAGAAACTGTATGTAAGTTAAGTTCTTAAAGTCACATACTTATTAGTGGGTTTATATGTAAATATATAGATATATAATTAGTATTTTATAAAGGAAAA
This sequence is a window from Bacteroides thetaiotaomicron VPI-5482. Protein-coding genes within it:
- the argH gene encoding argininosuccinate lyase, which gives rise to MAQKLWEKSVQVNKDIERFTVGRDREMDLYLAKHDVLGSMAHITMLESIGLLTKEELEQLLAELKTIYASVERGEFIIEEGVEDVHSQVELMLTRRLGDVGKKIHSGRSRNDQVLLDLKLFTRTQIREIAEAVEQLFHVLILQSERYKNVLMPGYTHLQIAMPSSFGLWFGAYAESLVDDMQFLQAAFRMCNRNPLGSAAGYGSSFPLNRTMTTDLLGFDSLNYNVVYAQMGRGKLERNVAFALATIAGTISKLAFDACMFNSQNFGFVKLPDDCTTGSSIMPHKKNPDVFELTRAKCNKLQSLPQQIMMIANNLPSGYFRDLQIIKEVFLPAFQELKDCLQMTTYIMNEIKVNEHILDDDKYLFIFSVEEVNRLAREGMPFRDAYKKVGLDIEAGKFTHDKQVHHTHEGSIGNLCNDEISALMQQVVDGFNFCGMEQAEKALLGR
- the pyrE gene encoding orotate phosphoribosyltransferase, whose amino-acid sequence is MKNLERLFAEKLLKIKAIKLQPANPFTWASGWKSPFYCDNRKTLSYPSLRNFVKIEITRLILERFGQVDAIAGVATGAIPQGALVADALNLPFVYVRSTPKDHGLENLIEGELRPGMKVVVVEDLISTGGSSLKAVEAIRRDGCEVIGMVAAYTYGFPVAEEAFKNAKVPLVTLTNYEAVLDVALRTGYIEEEDIATLNDWRKDPAHWDAGK
- a CDS encoding regulatory protein RecX, whose product is MSAQLTDEEALNRVASYCSAAEHCRAEVNEKLQRWGIAYETIARILERLETEKYIDDERYCRAFVNDKFRFAKWGKMKIAQGLYMKKIPSDVAWRHLNEIDEEEYLSILRDLLASKRKSIHAKDDYELNGKLMRFAVSRGFELKDIRRCIEIPEEEEQFS
- the ribD gene encoding bifunctional diaminohydroxyphosphoribosylaminopyrimidine deaminase/5-amino-6-(5-phosphoribosylamino)uracil reductase RibD; this encodes MEEEKYMRRCIELAKNGLCNVAPNPMVGAVIVCDGLIIGEGYHIRCGEAHAEVNAIRSVKDKSLLSRSTIYVSLEPCSHYGKTPPCADLIIEKQIPRIVIGCQDPFSQVAGRGIQKLRDAGREVTVGVLEKECRYLIRRFITFNTLHRPFITLKWAESADHFIDVERTDGNPVVLSSPLTSMLVHKKRAETDAIMVGRRTALLDNPSLTVRNWYGRNPVRIVLDRALSLPHSLRLFDGEVPTIVFTAEKHPDKKNVTYRTIEFTQDILPQIMKVLYQQKIQSLLVEGGSQLLQSFIDAELWDEVYIEKCPCKLNSGVKAPEISDNFSYSTEKHFDRQIWHYVFEK
- a CDS encoding SRPBCC family protein: MANFESSVKVIPYSQERVYAKLSDLSNLESVKGRLPEDKIQDLSFDSDTLSFSVSPIGQLTLQIVEREPCKCIKLATTNSPLPFNMWIQLVSTAEEECKLKVTISMDINPFMKAMVQKPLQDGLEKMVEMLSMINY
- the prmC gene encoding peptide chain release factor N(5)-glutamine methyltransferase is translated as MNRITAYIRQSLQDIYPPEEVKALSMLICCDMLGVDALDIYMGKDIILSACKQRELENIIFRLQKNEPIQYIRGYAEFCGRNFRVAPGVLIPRPETAELVDLIVKENPDARRLLDIGTGSGCIAISLDKNLPDAKVDAWDISEEALAIARKNNEELDAQVTFRRQDVFSADGIQGTSYDIIVSNPPYVTETEKTEMEANVLDWEPELALFVPDEDPLRFYRRIAELGRELLRPGGKLYFEINQAYGQDMIRMIEMNQYRDVRVIKDIFGKDRILTANR